Below is a genomic region from Miscanthus floridulus cultivar M001 chromosome 1, ASM1932011v1, whole genome shotgun sequence.
gtggttagcaaaccttgttcttgtacgaaaaaagagcaagaaatggaggatgtgtgtcgactacactggcctcaacaaggcgtgcccaaaagacccatttcctttaccacacaaagaccaaatagtcgattctaccttagggtgcgaaaccctctgcttccttaacGCATACTCTAGCTACCACCAGATTgggatgaaagagtccgaccagctcacgacgtcttttatcacccccttcagatcgttctgctacatttcaatgctgtttagtctaaagaacgctggggcaacttaccagcgctatatgcttgtcgacgaaatatggtcggcagtctacctaggggtatgcccaaggtagtagattatcggcagacaggtgcgcaagccccaaacaagacggtgacgcaagacagacacgaggttttatctaggttcggccgccaagaaggcgtaatacctacgtcctgcgtctgatttgtattgctgtatgtcaatgagagatgttttttagaggggtcccctgcccgccttatatagtccggggggcagggttacaaatctggaaactaatcctagtcagttacaattgccatatgtggccggataaggattcctattctaaccgaccaggatcctgcttggtcgccaaatccgtcttgattccttgtgcgggactccgatcaggttaactgggccgcacgtcatctttcgggtggactgaacccatcgatccgggccagcccaagcttagccgtaagggtataggggttaatacccccacagctagtccccgagcatcatgtattatgctgcgacacgccattttaaccttctccgacaagcaaggcttgaattcttgacgcctccgaccaccgtcatcaccggagaagtaggttgtccgaagaatgtatggtgctcttaagaaaaaagaaaaagatttctgtcctgagaagtgtgcccacttgtatttctgaaaagaaatgtaagtggtcttgaagcatagcatccttaaacatcagaagcgtaggggtcgaaaaacaaacacattcaccgcaaggtgaagtgtgcccacttagtccccgagcttgctggaaggcaaagtatgagccttgtagcaaggtctaaaagaaaagtctcttaactgtatgtgagtacaaatcacatgtagccaaggagaaccattattcaagcagtggtcggggcagtccccgagcatactaataatcctcataatcattcaaaacacaagggtcgatttaaacaaacacattcaccgcaaggtgaagtgtgcccacttagtccccgagcctggtagtaggtgacgcaggcacgtggtgccagggtctaaaaaagaaattccgctgaggttaagaatccaattgccgtacaggcaaaacaagatacaccggcaggtgcatcgcatcgacgtagtccccgagcttgctagaaggcgaagtatgagccttgtagcgaggtctaaagaaaagtctcttaactgtatgtgagtacagatcacatgtagccaaggagaaccattatgcaagcagtggtcggggcagtccccgagcacggccgtggtcggagcgatccccgagcacaaaagtggtctgggcagtatccaagcacagtagtggtctgtgcagtccccgagcacattagtggtctgggcagtatccaagcacagtagtggtcaagacaaatccacgatcacttgcgctgcttgtactattattttgtgtacttttctctattctctgccaaggccagtctgacacgtctggtcaaaaaagtaaataggtatagtacgtcattctgtcttctttttttttttttgcaaacagtcggttgacacctgtattgaggtgtgtcagtgtgggcccccttacaccatcaacgaagaggcgcgtacactgttaacgaaggagcgcgtttattggcgcagatttcgaggttgtgtgaacaaccgtctgcggcgcgtgcgcacgactcccaatattctcgggcggacgaaacgacggtgctctttgttttatataacgcagatctggtaagttactcataccattccccattgtcatccgccgccgcaaccttcttcttcctcctgccgaaccctattcccccaaaaatcatcaccaatcccctcggtctcccgcatccacccacttagtaagtacgaactaatggcgaagagagacgcccagaagaaaggcggggtcatggcgaaggaatggtggaagtcgcggagcaacgagcagaccatcgaggacctcgtcgccatgggagtgctccacaacaaggcacttgcgggatggcgtgcaccggaaggagaaagcttccccgatccacaaccaggtgagattgtggtctttgaagatttcttcaaacggggttttgggattccagtgcaccctttccttcagggtctctgcttgtactacgagattgggatttgcaatctgcatcccaactcgattcttcttgtctccaccttcatccatctctgcgaggcttatggtggcttccagccccatttcgacctctttcgccacctattctgtcttcggaagaaagggagcggtggctcgaagatcgccggtggcgtttacctgaacctgcgtgacggcatgaaggctcaatacctgcactgcccctggaacacctcattggacgagtggtacaagaagtggttctacatccgtgaagagccgaacaccatcactctgtgcgatgtgggactgattccagagaagaaaagcagctggtcggagaggcccgagaacttggagcagatcgccgaactgctcgggatgatcccgtggggaaggcttgatggcccgagcgttgtcggcaacttcatcagccgaagaatccagccctgccagaaaaggattcaccccggcttcgagtaccaaggaggcgctgatccgacgaggaccaggaaggagccgctcgacaagatggaaatcaaggccaggattggagagctgttcaacctggccgatcccaattatgttgcactgaacgccatcgaacacgccttcaagctggctcgccctcccccaaaggtaaatgacgcctccttttaactgtagagtcatgttgcatcaagaaaataactgtcttttccttcattttgtgtctcagtgtaatggccgtgaccgggcaggagtgtttgtgtcgcctccccccggtgtagaatggccacaagctactgggccagccgcccagaccagcgccaggaccgacgacgttcactgggcggtactcgagaccgtagaggacgcctcgaccagagccgctggcaagcgtccggctgccagcaaacgacgtcaagccatcttccccctgtcggacgacgaagcagaggatgcggacatcttccggctcgtcccccgaaagaggagaaggcaggtgggaccgtcggagcagggtggctcctctgtgccagcagtggtcacagcaccgaccactgcaacacagagcacagacgaagggaacatgccgcatcacactccgacgcccgtaccggaggttgaacaagtcccggtggaaactgccgagcaagcggagcaggggcggtcgaggagacgttccttcgccacatccttccgcaagtcaaaactgtaagtatctatacttttgatgtaagctttgcgttttgcattggatgctattatcttctgaatttgtctctgaatgtattagatcggcgtccaccgaaagccccgaccagctagctgggtgcggaacgtccttaccaacaacggcgggacaaactgctcagcaaccagccgtggaggagcccatggcagggactccgcctgggcctcagcaggcggacgaccagacgccagtccccgagcagaatacaagtgctccaagcacgaaccctgatgaggcggataccacggcgccaagggagctggatctagccgaggggcagcagccagaagttgcccggaacatggttgccgacgcgacggctcgtgggaaagccctggtggtcgtggagtctgcgaaccccggaccagtgccgcctcccgaacaggaggctgaagaggatgaagtggaagaagtcctgggccgtccccaagataggcgacaacatgtatatgtgtcgcgctatcggaacgacgaatgggtcatgcacgaggaaatcccagaggtcgaagagaccttaagagtcgaacgggcggccaagcgtctggtgactgaagtccaggtatatttggctttagtccttgaccctgttgtgtagtcgaactgtctgacgtagcttgtctgtgtgcaggacttgatgaaaactgcaagataccgaaaaaggtgcttcgaccagatagaaggaatcatgatgaccaataaggagctgacggctgaagtggatcgcctacggcgccaacttgaagccgccgaccaggagaggacagaccaagaagcacagaaccaaaacctggtcggtcagctcgaaaacaaagagcaggagaaaacaggtaagtgttcaccgtatcatagcaagtgcgggacttgtgttattttgttcttgacagtaatagctgtaatgcaggtttagaagctgaagtgacccgcctccagggggagaacagtcgtgcgcttgcagaatgtggtcgcctgaaggaggacaacgagaaactggcacgccgccagtcggaactccaagaccacactaacagaatgaaggacgacctgaaaagtaagcactccagaccacctttctcattcaattgcccacattgccttgtcgtgtcatcacgtttgatgtcttgtactgttttcagttttgaaagtcaacgccaagaggcaccttgaggccgtgatcaaggagcgtgacgactggaaagcacaatgccttaaggccaccgaggagcgggacacgtggagcaagcggtgccaagaaatggcaactggcattgtgcccgtcctcgaccttatcgacccggcgctcacagaggaagagctaaggacgcctcagctcggactggtcgagagatgcaagcaagcatggggatggttccaagacttcgtgaaggaggcgggtgagtacacgggtgcccatgtgctaagcatggtgcgtgctcactaccccctgatcaatctcaaacgcttggaggctgggtacccgaaggagatagacccagacaaggccgaagagcttcggacggcccagctggacttgtcgtcaaagataattggcgatattaacctgtgcggaggtgggacagcacctgtgcagggtatgccatcgacaagccagctggaaatgccatcagctgcaagccaaccaacgaagcctgcggtctcgaccagccaggcaccggcggggccatccccttcagcttgactagctctagagtccccgagactcgagtagggtatcagaggcggcgagcagtaaatgccatgcgccccgaccagccaatgtaataggcttagagctgtagaaggaggacatagttgtgttattgtaaacttgagccttttcaggcaagcttgtaataacgtaactgtatatcattataagcttgtttgttttatacaaaacgcactttaagcttgaaattttttgttggtgtaactaagtgggaacgtgttaacgttctgtttagttgtaccgttttgctcgacacgtcaccctgaaaagtttgtgcggccctagtctggcatgtggtcggagtatgaggtactatgacctgtgcacacgtggacgcagacaagtcaaaccaggggggacctgccgatcacccgcaacgtagagagcggatcccgtgcacgtgttgggaggaaccggagacagggcctgctccgaaaaccgtagaaggagtggtggtcggcttgtactggcttaagttagaataatcataaaattcggagtgacacattagagtggtcggagaaatcatagttgctttagtaaagtaaatcgaaaatacaagtagagtacatatctcagtagttaagcatagaagcgtctaagcttgtcgatgtgccatgagttcggtacgtccgtgccgtctagatgagctaacctgtaagacgttggacgtgtgacttccttgatcatgaagggtccctcccatggggttgcgagtttgtggacaccagcctggttcgtcttccacttcaggactaagtccccgaccacgaagaaacgctctttaacgttcttgttgtagtacctgcgcaaaacagcaaggtatttggccgtgcgtacgcaagaatcaagccttttctcttctgcgctgttgacttctagctcccgtacttcgtcgaccttgccttcgtcgaagttctctacccgtgctgatctgaaagctatatctggtgggaggactgcctcagcgccagtaaaccataaagtatggtgagacgccggtgttacgactgggctgagttcggaggccccagacaacggctggtaactccttgagccatcttccaggagctttatcgttttctctgtacatcctcttcttcaatgcgtccaagatcatgccatttgcccgctcgacttgtccattagctctaggatgcgccaccgagacgtattttacaactatgctcctttcatcgcagaagtcccaaaaagcgttcccggtgaactgagtacccagatcagtaatgatgctgttgggcacgccgaaacggtggatgacctggtcgaggaatgtgacagctttctctgaggatgcctgtaccagaggcatgtattctatccacttagaaaacttatcaattagcacgaagacgcatgtaaatttcccaggagctggtttgaaaggcccgatcatgtccagtccccagcatgcgaagggccaagaggctggaatcgtctggatctcatgtgctggtacatggattctcttggagaagaactgacaaccttcacagcggcggactagcttctctgcgtcggccactgctgacggccaatagaacccggctcggaaagccttaccgaccagtgttcttgaggccgcgtggttgccgcaggagccagagtggatttggtctaggagatgcttgccttcctcctgggttatacacttcatcaagatttcctccttagcgtttttgcgccataacttgccatcgacgagcagatactgcttactacgacgcatcaggcgttcattttctgttcgatcgatataaccgctaccgtctgttaagtacttgatgaaaggtgttctccagtccggctcatgagtggtcggaagcggctcggttgtgctcggcgccggaaccgtagccactaattgctggtctgaaactttgtcggtcgttgaatcttcgtcttcaatggaaggcgtgagcaggtcttggacgaatacgccatgtgggattttggctcgggatgatcctaactttgacaacgcatccgctgcctggttcttgtcccggaccacgtgtatgtactcgatgccatagaacctgccttccagctttcttatcgatttgcaatatgcgtccatcttttcactggtcgtgtcccagtccttgttgagttggttgatgaccagagccgaatctccgtagacatagagacgtttaactccaagctcaaccgcaatgcgtagaccatgcaggcatgcttcatactcggcggcattattagatgctgggaaataaatcctgaggacgtaccggagctgctccttggatggtgatacgaaaagaactcctgctcccgcaccgtcaatgttgagagaaccgtcgaagtacatcgtccaatattcgtcggatcccggagaggcaggcgtgcttaagtctgtccactcgacgatgaaatcgacgagtgcctgagacttgattgtagtacggcttgcaaattccaaggaaaaggggcatagctccattgcccatttgacgatgcgcccgttcgcatccttattgcgaatgatgtcccccaaaggatactcggtcatgaccaccacacgatatccgtcgaagtaatgtctcaactttcgggatgttatcagtatggcgtagagcagtttctgaatctgtgggtacctggtcttggattcgttgagtacctcactaatgaaataaattggccgctgtaccttgtaggcgtggcccggctcgtcgcgctcgaccaccattgtagtggaaaccacccgatcggttgccgcaatgtaaagtaggagagtttcgtcttctctgggagcagtaagtaccggaggtgacgtgaggtattgtttcagctgcgtgaaggcagcgtctgcttcctccgaccactcaaacttctcggacgatttgagcagtttgaagaacggtagtcctttttctcctaatcttgatatgaaacggcttagagcagccatgcagccggtgagcttctggacatccttcaccttttttgggggcttcatgtctaagacagctttgactttctccgggttagggcgtatgccgtcgtaactgacgacgttgccgagcaatatgccagaagggacaccaaagatgcacttctttgggtttaatttccattggaacgtattaagggctgcgaaggtgcgttccagattgtcaacaagggtatgtgcttccttggttttgacaactacatcgtcgacgtaagcctcgacgaggccgtcttttatctcgtcgttgaggcaggcctgtatagcgcgttggtaggtagcaccggcgtttttgagcccgaacgacatagtcgtgtagcagtaggcgccgaaaggcagtgatgaaagatgtcttgatctggtcgtcctttttgagagcgatctggtgataaccagagtagcaatcgagaaaggaaagcagctcgcaaccggcggttgaatctacgacctcgtctatgcgaggtaagccaaaggggtccttagggcagtgtttgttgagatcagtgtaatcaacgcacattctccattcattattctttttgcgtacaagaaccgggttggctaaccattccggatgatacacttctttgataaatccggctgccaaaagccgtgtaacttctaccctaatcgcctcctttttgtcgcgagcgaaccgtcgtagcttctgcttgattggtttggctttgctgttgacatttaaggagtgctcaatcaagtcccgaggtacaccgggcatgtcggaaggtttccatgcaaacacatccacgttgcccctcaagaacctgacgagcgcgtcttcctatttgggatccaggtcggccccgatgagggccgttttgctgggatcgccctcgaccagctggatcagtcttgtgctccttggatctgatgttcttgcgcggagcctcgagctctgggatctccaagtggtcggccgtggtcttcttagcgtcgagcatggtctcggccatgcgaatagagaggtcgtgggcctctgctattttgaagctgtcgtcctcgcaggtataagctgcgtatacgttgcccctgagggttaaaactcctttctcagtaggcatcttgagcaccagatacctgtaatgaggtatggccatgaacttggtgagcgacggtcgaccaagaatagcatggtaggtgccgtcgaaatcagcgaccacgaagttgacgtagtcggtgcggaagtggtccggagtcccaaactgcacaggtagcgtgatctgcccgagaggtgtggagctctgtccggggagaacgccccagaactagtgcctcgtacggcttcaggtccgcctgggctattttcagagcgggcaggctgttcttgaacagtatatcaatggagctgccaccagtcgatcagtaccctgtcgaactgaaccttgttgatacaaggatcgaggaccaggggaaaacgccctggctcgggtatggcggcccattggtccttcctgctgaagtagatttcacggtgagaccacggaggaagccgcggatcggtaagaaggttgtcgttctttgccacgttcaagcaagcgcgggcgagcagcttgcgttctcgtttggtctcaatggacaccttgccgccgatgatggtgtgcacgtgatcagtcggcttgacgtatttatgacgaggatctgcatcgtcgtcgtcgttgtcctcgttgcgctgttccctcacgtcattaggcttgtcggacatatccggagcctgttggcgcgtgtagatagtcttgaggacgcgacaattctccatggtatggttcgacttgggatggagctggcaggggcccttcaatgctttggcgtagtcgtcctcgtagttacgacgtccgccgccctttttcacagtattgacctcgccgtcgtcttcccgagcacgcttgctcctgtaatcgtcacggcggttgcgccgctgattacgttgatcacggtggtcgcgggagtcgttgcgctggttgcggcggtcaaaattgtcgttccgaccacggttgccgcggtaatcgtcgcggcgtggagggtggtcggagcgtggaacccttgctgcttcttcgacgattatctttttagcgtcgtcagcgtccgcgtatttcttagcggtggccaagagcgctgtgactgactcaggtcttttccggaggagcttgtctcttagggcgtcgtggaagctgaaggccggtgacgaaagcctcgattgcttcgttgtcggagattgatgggaccttgatgcgcatctccgagaaacgccgaacgtattcgcgcagtggttcgtctttccgatctcggatccgttgcagatcgtacttgttgccgggttgttcacaagtagcgatgaaattgtcgatgaaggcctgcttgagctcctgccaagagtcaaaatagttcgccggcaagctgactagccattggtgaccttgcatgaccaacggcgactgggaagtagttagacataacgtgctcgtcagccatggctgatcggcacgcggtttcgtagagcatgacccataattcggggttttccttgtccgtcgtacttctgaagtttctcgagcttgaaattcttgggccatatgacttggcgaaggtgtggagtgaactgctttcagacccggcgggccgtgggcggtgtcatactccatacggcgatagctttcatgggatgcacgatcgttggctctctggttgatgcgagcacgcagatcacgtccaccgaggtaatggcgaagatcgttattgccagtcgcggcgatctcgattgccatctggactagccctgcgaccgtggttatcatggcgattgtcgtggttatctcggcggttgtcacctcgaacgtcGTGACGGTTATCCTCTCGGCGACGGttttcgtcccgaccaccatcatgaccaccgtttccgccttgacgattgtccgacgggtcgttgttgcgcgagccacgtcggttgagcggctgtgagtgacttgagtattggcggctgtggcttgattccacTGAAACGGATggggcccgggcttgattcatctctgcggtctaagccatagcagccgtcagataagcttgtatgtcatcacagactgcttgggtttctggagtgttgggcagccgctgcattgtcaccatggcaacggctacgttggcgcttggggtcttgaagacttgtttgtcccccaccctgtcgaaagcattgttgaggtcacgcggttggatccttatgcgccgtgcctcctagtctgcttcagcttcgatttgccggcgattaaaccggtcaatgttgcgtgcttcgcgtgcagtcttttcttattctgtttcgccaactgctggcggctcgtcgttgctgacaacatggatcaaatcccctcgtcttggcgggaaagacggaaattgggggaaacccggggcgtggtctggtagatccagatcatatttgacgccttcatcttcgtgacgctgaagctcagtgtggacagatgcgttggatgcgatgccggatgaggagctggagtcaccctctcggactgtgtggacagatccttcttgataatcttcaatccggaccatgttgacgatgttgcatggcttcggacgagatcggtgtataggacatagatccgagcggcgtcgtaggttgtacgcgtagctgaaggcggcgtttcgcaggccgtagggctggacctggtggttctccgtcgggacttcgtactcgcagagtcggaggcccgtcgcgaaggctggctggcgacgagcggagtgcccctcaggagtagatacgaccacaagatctgttccaagccgtgcaggatgactggcctgagctggtcggatagatctgttgtggggagctgttacctgctcgttaggttggctttgaatcatacttaccagagctagggttttagcgagtttgatgccaacccgatcgatggagtcgagcaggtcggtgtcgtcgatctgcttccctccgtagcggggaagcggatgacgggttgtcggcgtggctgtaggcgtggtcggagccagatgtaccatggtcggagccagatccatcgtggtcggagccatgttcgtcgtggtcggagccgtgttcaccgtggtcggagccgtgttcaccgtggtcggagccgcgttcaccgtggtcggagccgcgttcaccgtggtcggagccgtagccgatgcaggtgaagtagtcgtcggcgcgggttgaataCACGCctcggtcatggtgatggagacgtcagggccggtggtccaagtgatctggccgatggtgaacgtgaggccgttgggcgtagccatggagccagagatgatgaccatcttgtttgcttggagagcagtacgcacaccccctacctggcgcgccactgtcgacgaaatatggtcggcagtctacctaggggtatgcccaaggtagtagattatcggtagacaggtgcgcaagccccaaacaagacggtgacgcaagacagacacgaggttttatccaggttcggccgccaagaaggcgtaatacctatgtcctgcgtctgatttgtattgctgtatgtcaatgagagatgttttttagaggggtcccctgcccgccttatatagtccggggggcagggttacagatctggaaactaatcctagtcagttacaattgccatatgtggccggataaggattcctattctaaccgaccaggatcctgcttggtcgccaaatccgtcttga
It encodes:
- the LOC136484828 gene encoding uncharacterized protein, which encodes MAGTPPGPQQADDQTPVPEQNTSAPSTNPDEADTTAPRELDLAEGQQPEVARNMVADATARGKALVVVESANPGPVPPPEQEAEEDEVEEVLGRPQDRRQHVYVSRYRNDEWVMHEEIPEVEETLRVERAAKRLVTEVQDLMKTARYRKRCFDQIEGIMMTNKELTAEVDRLRRQLEAADQERTDQEAQNQNLVGQLENKEQEKTGLEAEVTRLQGENSRALAECGRLKEDNEKLARRQSELQDHTNRMKDDLKILKVNAKRHLEAVIKERDDWKAQCLKATEERDTWSKRCQEMATGIVPVLDLIDPALTEEELRTPQLGLVERCKQAWGWFQDFVKEAGEYTGAHVLSMVRAHYPLINLKRLEAGYPKEIDPDKAEELRTAQLDLSSKIIGDINLCGGGTAPVQGMPSTSQLEMPSAASQPTKPAVSTSQAPAGPSPSA